The Apium graveolens cultivar Ventura chromosome 10, ASM990537v1, whole genome shotgun sequence nucleotide sequence ATGAAtctatatacacacatatatagcAATGTTGAGAAGCTATCTTTTGCCATCAAGCTAACACTATCACATCCAGGTGAAACTCGAGAGATATATAGTACTATTCTTCTTTACACTCTGGGAATCAAGTGGTAACTCAGAAAGTAAAGAGGAACATACAAAAATCTATATTCTGCTGGTCAAACATATAATTAACAGTTTTACAGTAAGCTTTACTTGTAGAAGCCAAGAGCAGAACAGCTACAAAAGGATGATGGACATTTAGGAGGTCAAGTCAAAACGAGGTATATCAAGGTTCCAACTAAGCCAGGAGCAGAGCAGCTACAAAAGGATGATGGACATTTAACAGGTCAAGTCAAAACGAGGTACATTTAGATTCCAACTCGATTTTTTCTTACTTTTGAAGAGCCTTTGCACATATTTCTCCATTTATCTTTCAGGTCTACAGCTGTACGATTCACGAAAACAGCACCCCCAAATTCTAAAATCATCTTCCAGGGCACTTGTTTATCATGATTACTTGCAAATCTCTTTACTCCCGCCTGCAACAATGAAAAGACATTGGTAAGGCATAtctttaatgaccactgatcaAAAATATTGATCGAAGAATTAAATGGGCACTGATCAAATATTGATCAAATAATATGGTATCTGATGCAGGACAGCTTTGTAAAGATGATTATACAAAGTAGAAATAAGAATTACGACGAACTTGGGTGGTTCAACTGCAAAAGACCTGCTTCTCAAAGAATTTCCAACGGTGGAAGGATAGAAACTATAGATCGTAACTCATAAACAAAGAGACTCAATTAAAAATAATACTATACTATACATTAAATATATACAAACTACTTAATGACATATACAAATTCTTCAGTTTGGTTGCCCGTCAATATATCTTTTAACTAGAATAAACTGAGAAGTCCCTAATTTGTATTATTCCAAGGCACAAGCCATGTTCGTTTTAAATGGGATATAATAGAATTTAAACTAGAGGATATTTATGCAACATACAATTCATTCCTCCACTGCTAAGAGAGTCCTCATTCATACCTCCTATTAGTGTACTTGATAAATCTCGTGATAAGAAGTTGCATTTAATAGTGTTTTTCACACAAACCTAATTCACTATTCTCTGCCATGTTTAATATCCTTTAcattttttctttttatattcATACCTCATACCATTCCAATCGAAAACAAAAGGGTAATTTCTATGTTACAATTCTCATTAATTCTATGGCTACCTGAACACAGTTGGCCGAGTAAACAATATATAAAACAAACTCAGAGCTTTAAAGAGATGCCATCTTGATGCCTTCTGAAGGTGAGTAAAGATTTCTAGGTAAAAAATTATAACAAAGACATGGGAGGAATACTAAGAAGCTAAAAAATATTCATGGTTGAGTATGGTCATCAATGTAAAAACATCCTACTTTTTTTTCTATATTGAGAGAGTTGCATGTACAACAACGGGTTTCTTATAGTGCTTATAGTGCTCAAAGATAATATCAAAGATCTTTTGTTATTCTTCATGTAGGTAAGTCCTATGTATCTAGTAAGATGTCCACTATCGATTACAAAATCTACGATAGAGTTATATGTCCTCCCAATCTCCCATATGTTTTGTGTTGCACTAAAAGAATGTTATTGTTAGGGAAATACACACAAATATACAACCAAACAAACAATGCAAaatacacacacaatatataatacacacacaatatataacgcggaaaaacccacgtcccaacttgtattattaatccaaataattatcaataatacaatcaatcgTATTCACTCgagcgatacttaagtcaaacaatactcaagcatacatcaaaacaataaaatgactatgtatatatagccatcacgAACTTAGCCAACAatacatacctaatctgattacaataataattgtctacccatacaattattactcattcccattataataataattgtcaacacatacaattattacccaactcaattatgataataattgtctacccatacaattattacccaatccaattatgataataattgtctacccatacaattattacccaatccaattatgtTTTTTATCACCAAGCTCATACTACGTATTGGGTTTAACTCGAACAATTATTTCATATGCTACAATACGATATGTAACATTCTCATATATCCTCAAACGAATATGTATATATTCAGCAATTTTGCTTCAAATTCTTCAAAGCCTCATAAATTTAGCCTATGCTTTCTTTAATATTTGTGTATACGACTATACGGTTAGAGTTCTGTAAAACCTGAATGCAACAAAGCTAAGTTTCTGCTAAGATTTTTAGTTGCATCCGGAAGTTGAACACTGTCAAGACTCTAAGTTGATTTGAGAGAGTAAAGTGACAGTACAGTGAATATGCGGAAAGAAAAAGACTATTTTAGAGCACTAAATTTATACTGGCTTCATGGAGAGTAATAAACTTGGGCTGGAAACATCAATAAGGTTATCAGATATTGGCCTAAACCCAACTTCATTTTGGTCTTCGACTTATATGTCAGAACTCTAAAGAGATGACTCAAAGCAGAGCCAATGAAAAACCCCAGGTATTGGCATAAAAACAAGTTTAAATAAAGATTGTGCAAACTCACAGACATAAAATTTATAATCAAAAGACTATCAGAAAAAATTTAGTACCGTTAGTGCCTCTTCCTCGGGTATTGACCATGgaattttctttcttttcaacagtCGGAGTGACGGATACGTGCTGCAAAATATAAGCGATATTAGAATATTTGGGTAGGCTAGCAGTATTATAGTTGGCAACTATAAAAGATAAAAGACACTTGGGTGATAATAGGAAGGTAAAATTTACATTTCAAACAATCTCTTTAGTTTCAAGTTAGAAACTTACTACTGCGGTTCTCCTTTCTGGACTCTCAAGGAGGGATCAGTAATCAATTCCTTTTTCTCTCCTGAACTTCTACCTACACCAGAATGTGTTGGCTTTTCAGGTTCACAAGGTAAAACTGGTTGTTGATTAGAAACATCTTGCTCCTTTTCAGTTCCAGCATGTTGCTTACACCCATGAGCAATTTTCATATCTTTAGATTTCGACCCATGAGCAATTTTCATATCTTTAGATTTCATCTTGCTCCTTTTTGGCTGATGTGAAACTTGCTGAAGTTTATCGACTGAGGCAAGTTGTTCACTTCCTCCAGGCAGTGAACTCTCAGCTTCAGTGTTCTGGGCAAGTAGGACAGGAACCTGCAGTTCTGGTTCGCTTGGGGATTGGAAGCACACAGAACTACCCCTTTCTGCATTTCTCTTGTCTTCTAATGCAACTTCATTTGCTCCACAAGTTACATCTCTTGTCCTTTCGCTACTTGATGAATCACAGGATACTGAAGGCTTGTTTCTCATATTTTTTCTGGAACTATTTTCACTCGCTCTGCTCACAACATTCTCAGGCCTGCTTTGTTCAACACATTTATTGCAAATTTCAGATTCCTTCAAGTGATTCAGATCTTCCCTACGAGAAATATTGGACAATTTCCTCACTTGAGGTTTCTCTTGGTTAATGAAGGTCACAAGAGCTCTCCTTGCCAAGGAGTACTTCTTTTTGCATTCCAAGTACTCCGAAATTGCTTGCGAATATGCACAGTACGGACAGTAAAAGCTCGTTGCAGCATCAAAGGTGGCTGCAACATCCATGCATTTCTTATGGACCACTCTTTGGCAGGATCCAGAAGCACAAACCAACAACTGCCCACCTATCTTACACACCATACAAAGTTTTTTTGTTCCATTCAATGTTGCCAAGGAATCTTCACTGTGTGAATGTTGAGAGTTTAAAAATGCATTATTTCTTATAAGGATCTCATCATGTTCATCATCACTCAAACTTTCTGGTTGATAATCATCCTTCACTGTAGCTTTAACCTCACCACCGCGTACACTATCAGGGTTCAGTAAAAGACTATGTTCGGATTTCTCTTTGGCTCCAATAGAATTTgttccttgatggacaaacaacgCTGAACTACATCTAGTTTTCAATTCAACAAAGCCTTCACAATCTTTTTTAGCTTCTTCGGACCTGATGTTTAAGTTACGTTCTTTACCAGATGTACCTTGAGTCATTTTTTCAACATTACAAGTACCTTGTAGTTGATTATGCAAGAGTTCGGCATTACCGACAGTGGAGCTCATTTTAAGCTTCTTCGATGCAACGTGATCATAATCAACATTCTCAGAAGTAATGGTCTCTCTTAAATTTTCTACCCGAATTTCTCTAAATAAGTCCAACTCTATTCTGCCACTATGCTGGAAAACGGCTTCAGGAACATTGTCAACATTCATTCTCTCATTAGAAGAATCCAAGTCTTTACCCGCTACTGCCTTTTGATTGCAAGTAGAGAATTCGGCATCACCGACAGTGGAGCTCATTTTAAGCTTCTTCGATGCAACACGAACATAATCAACATTCTTAAGGGTCTCTCTTAAATTTTCTACCCGAATATCTCTAGGTATGTCCGACTCTGCTCTTCCACTATGCTGGAAAACGGCTCCAGGAACATCGTCGATACTCCTTCTCCCTCTAGAAGAATCCGAGTCTTTACCCTCTACCGCCTTTTGAGCGCAGAAGGCATCCTGCTTTCGTTTCAGGCAAGGAGATGATCTCTCTTTATTAGCAGTAGCTGAGTCACTCATAACCTTCTTTCCAGATGACAAGTCCCCGGCGGGAGGATTCTTGATAGCATCAGAGCCGCTCCCTTCAGGCCTCGTTGCATTCCCATCAGAATGATTTTTATTTAGCAAACCGCTCATTTTCATGGCATGAAAGGGAATCAAATCACTCTCTTTTAAAATCACATCCTTCAGCTATAAGCAAA carries:
- the LOC141692909 gene encoding uncharacterized protein LOC141692909 is translated as MASKRRRNQTPLPWIAAIEALASHETPTSLLTDLVNKIPGEFRKNEGKNAKELVCLRILESLSLLNKGNSTRKPDSSARISPSDSCENVLRQLQLKSSSANQESVRDVEAFVRDKRACLPKSGLEQLKDVILKESDLIPFHAMKMSGLLNKNHSDGNATRPEGSGSDAIKNPPAGDLSSGKKVMSDSATANKERSSPCLKRKQDAFCAQKAVEGKDSDSSRGRRSIDDVPGAVFQHSGRAESDIPRDIRVENLRETLKNVDYVRVASKKLKMSSTVGDAEFSTCNQKAVAGKDLDSSNERMNVDNVPEAVFQHSGRIELDLFREIRVENLRETITSENVDYDHVASKKLKMSSTVGNAELLHNQLQGTCNVEKMTQGTSGKERNLNIRSEEAKKDCEGFVELKTRCSSALFVHQGTNSIGAKEKSEHSLLLNPDSVRGGEVKATVKDDYQPESLSDDEHDEILIRNNAFLNSQHSHSEDSLATLNGTKKLCMVCKIGGQLLVCASGSCQRVVHKKCMDVAATFDAATSFYCPYCAYSQAISEYLECKKKYSLARRALVTFINQEKPQVRKLSNISRREDLNHLKESEICNKCVEQSRPENVVSRASENSSRKNMRNKPSVSCDSSSSERTRDVTCGANEVALEDKRNAERGSSVCFQSPSEPELQVPVLLAQNTEAESSLPGGSEQLASVDKLQQVSHQPKRSKMKSKDMKIAHGSKSKDMKIAHGCKQHAGTEKEQDVSNQQPVLPCEPEKPTHSGVGRSSGEKKELITDPSLRVQKGEPQYTYPSLRLLKRKKIPWSIPEEEALTAGVKRFASNHDKQVPWKMILEFGGAVFVNRTAVDLKDKWRNMCKGSSKVRKNRVGI